The sequence GCGGTGTCGAAGGCGATCTCGCCGATCCGCCGGGCACCCAACGAATCGGTGGCGATGCCACCCACCTCGATGTCGACCGGCCGGCCCGCCTTGAGGGCCGAGTGCAGGGTGGGGATCTGCTCGGGTTCGACAGCGACGACGCGTACCGACCCACCGAACCAACTGGCGATACCGGAGACCAACCCGCCGCCACCGACCGCCACCAGCACTGTGTCGATCCCGTCCACCTGCCGCTCCAGCTCCCGGCCGACGGTGCCCTGACCGGCCACCACCTCCGGCTGGTCGTACGCGTGCACGACGAGCGCGCCGGTCTCCCCGGCCCGCTGGGTGCTCGCCGCCAACGCCTCGGCGTAGTGCTGGCCCACCTGGCGCACCTGGGCGCCCAACCCGGCCAACCGCTGCACCTTCACCGGTGAGGCGGTGACCGGCACGAAGACCTCCGCCGGCACGCCCAGCGACCGGGCCGCGTACGCGACGGCGAGGCCGTGGTTGCCACCCGACGCGGCGATCACCCCGGCCGAGGGCAACGAACCCTGGAGCATCCGGTTGAACGCGCCACGCGGCTTGAACGAGCCGGTGTGCTGGTGCAACTCCAACTTGAGGCTGAGCTGCCCGGGCACACCCAGATCGGCACCGTCGACGGCGATGACCGGGGTTTCCCGGACCCGCCCCTCGACGAGGGCTGCGGCCGCCTCGACGTCGCTTCTGTCCACCATGGGGAACGCCCTTCACTACGACCAGAGGGCCAGTCGACCATCGTCGGTGAGCCCGACGAAACATCCTATGGAGATCCGTCGGCCATCCGACGCGGGACGCACCGTGTGGTAGTGCCGCGGATCAAACAGGAAGCCCTCCCCGAGCGTGGGGCGCAGCGTCAACGACTGCGTGTCGGCGCCCACCGCCTCCTGGAAGCCGTACCCGCCGGGGATCCGCAGCGGCTCGTCGTCCGGCTGCCAGCGCCGCCGCCACAGCACGGTCTCCCCACCGGCCGGCGGCACCCGGATGTAGATGTTGAACGCCAACTGCGCCACCACCTCGCTGTCGAGCAACCGACCCGCGTACTCCCGGACCGCGTCGTCGAAGTGCACCTGGAGCCCCGCGTTGATCTCGCGGACGATGCCGACGTGCATCTCCCGACCCTGCCGCCGCCCGGGTGCGACGTCCGGCCAGGCGCCTCCGAACGCGGCCAGGCACAGCGCCCGGGGAGAGTCCGACAGACCCAGCGTTGACCAGCTCTTCTCGGCCGCGCGGGCCGCGTCCCAGTAGTCCTCGCGGAGTTCACCGGCGGACCGGTGATCGTTGATGGCCGGGCCGAACTTGGCGACGACGGGAAAGACCCGGCTCTCGTCGTAGCGGTCCATCGGCGCGTTGGCGAGGGCGGCGGTGATCGCGTGACAGCGGGCCGCGGAGAGCAATCGCGGCACCCGGACGGCCGCAAGCCGCCCCGCGATGAGCCCGGCGACATCCGCCCGGGTGATCGACTCGGATTCGACGGCGACGAAAAAGGGATCGGTAGTGCTCGAATGCTGCACGGCGGTCCTCCCGTAACGAAGATCCCTCACCGGACTTGTCGCGCCCCCCGATCCGCGCACCGTGCAATGTACAAACCGCAGGCAAGGCGAGGTATCCGCAGTTCCGGGCGAGTTGGCGCGGCCACCGCTACCATCGGCGCAACCGGGGTACGCGACACCGAACCGTACGGCGGAAGCTTTCCACCGATCGGGGAATGGTGACGATTCTCGGCGTGACGCATGATGCGACTAGTTCGAACGCTGACAAGGAGTTCGAGATGGCAGGCGCCGGCCCGACGGATCTTGACATGCACGTCGACCGCCTGGAAATGGCGCGTCGAATAGCCCGGGAAATGATCGAGTCCGACCATCAGGCTCTGGAGCTCGCCGTCCGGCAGCGCCCACAGTGCTGGTCCCGACGCCCCGCCGGCCACGGCACCCGCGCCGACGCCCTCACGGGCTGACGCAGCGCTTCCGCAGCGCTTCGGCTGCGCGGTGATCATGTGATGAGAAGTAGGTCAAACTCGCTCCTCGAACCTACTTTTCATCACATGATCATGGATCGATCGCACTCGCCGGGCGCTACGTCCGGCAGGGGTGTGGGTTCACAGGCCGAGCGCGACGGGTTGGGTTGGTACTCCGTCACCGATCAATGCGGCCAACGGTGTGGCGAGGTCCCGTGGCGAGAACAGTTCCGGTCCGCGGTGTTCCCTGATCTCCGACAGCGACCACCAACGCCAGCCGATGACGTGCTCGGCGGCGAGCTCCTCATCGCTCATCGCACCGCGTGGCGTGAACGACGCGGTGCGAACGAGGAAGTAGTCGTTCACGACGCCATCGTGGCTGGGTGCGAAGCCGGCGGCGACTATCTCCTGGCGCCAGACCTGAGGCGGGTCGACATCGAGAGCAAGACCGACCTCTTCGCGCAGCTCCCGCCGCAGGGCGGCCAGTGGCGTCTCACCGTCTTCGACGCCACCCCCGGGAGTGATCCAAACGGCGATCGTGCCAGTCGGATCGGGAATGGCGAGTCGGAGCAGCAGAACCTTGTCGTCCTCATCGACGACGACCGCACGCGCCGATCGCCGCAGGTTCACCGTCGACATCAGGACACCCTACGGGCCAACGGCCACCGTCGACGCACACGACGGCATAGCGGCCTGATGCGCCCGGGGCCATGAACCAGCCCCGCTGTAGGTAACGTGCGGGAGATGACAAGGAGCGAGCGAATTGCGGACCAGCTGGACCGGCACTGGCACAAGAACCTGCGGCCGCGGCTGGACGGTCTTGCCGATGAGGAGTACTTCTGGGAGCCGGTGCGCGGCTGCTGGAGCATCCGCCCACGTGGCACGTCGGCCGCACCGATGTCGGCAGGTTCGGGGGGATGGACGATGGACTTCGCGTCCCCTGACCCGGTTCCGGCGCCGGTGACCACGATTGCCTGGCGGCTGGCGCACATCATCGTCTCCTGCCTGGGCTATCGGGTCGGATGGCACTTCGGCGGCCAGGACGTCGACTCCCAGACGTTCGCCTACGCGGGGACCGCTGACGAGGCGCTGAGACAGCTCGACGAGATGTATGGGAGGTGGAACACGGGGGTCCGCGAGCTCTCGGACGTTGACCTGGAGAATCCGCCCACTGTGGGCCCCGAGCAGTTTCCGATGGAGGGCATCGTCCTGCACATCAACAGGGAGCTGATCCATCACGGCGCCGAGATTTCCCTGCTGCGCGACCTCTACCGCTGGCAGGACGGGCCGCAGCGCGCCGAGTATGGCTTTCCGGCCACCGGCAATCGAGCTTCGGAACCTGTCTGGACCCGGTAACGCTCCATGGCCGCGAGCTTCATCGAATCGGCGCGGCTACGACGAGTTCGGTGTCCGGGTCGTGGTCAATCCGCGGAGGGCCGGCGACGATCAGGGTGGCTCGGGACCACGGTCGTTCTCGCAGCATGAAGGGCAGTTCCTCCCGCAGCCAGTTCGTCACGTGCTCCTGCTGTTCGGAAGAGTCGCCGTCGCGAGCGACGAGTAAGCGCTCTTGCTCATCAAGATCACCCTGTAGGTACACCGAGGCGTCCAACCACGGGCCGAGTTCGTCCCGGATGACGCCGGTGCCCTCGACCCAGACGAAGTCAGCGCCGGCAGGGATGGTGATCGATCCGGCTCGGTCGTGGCTGATCCAGGCATCGGGACGGAAGTTCACCGACTCCCCTCGGTGCAGGGGTTGCAGGATGTGCTCGGCGAGCACGCCGCCCCAGTCGAAGTAGGCGTGATTCCAGGCGACGTCGTCGGTGTGCACGATGGCGGAGTTGGGCTCCACCTTGCACAGCCTCTCAGCCAGGGTCGTTTTACCTGCACCACCCCGGCCGTCGATCGCGATCACCCGCGGGCGTCCGGTGACATCCGGTGATGCGTCGCGTAGCTGCCGGACGGCGTCGAACAAGGTCACCAGCCGCCAGCCAACGGCCTCGGTCTCACCGGGATGTAGACGCATCGACGGTTTGTACCCCCAACGCCTGCCGATGATGCCGCGTCATGACCTGTCGCCGCCCGTGTCGCACCTACGCACCATCGACAAGGCGCTGCTGTTTTCAGCGGTATTGATCTAGGGCAGGACCGTAGTCGGCCAAATCGGGCGCAGCTGCGCCGCACCCTGCGCTGCCCCTTGCCGCCCACCGCCTGCGGCCGCATCCGCGACGCCCGACCCGCCTCCCCGATCCCACCACCGGCCACCACGCCCACCGTCGAACATCAGCACCACTGGCTGAACCTTGAGCCTGAGGCTAGGCGGCGAACCACCCAACAGCCGGGGCACCGCGATAATCCGGCCGGCTCGCCCACACCTGGCCCCACGCTCTCTTTTGTGTCGAGTCCAAGCGTCCGTGGCGGGATGCCTCAGCGTATGCGCCCAGCTGACGGTGCAGCGCTGACGCCGCCTCGACGTCCACGGCCCTGATCTCATGCAGGACATAGCGCCGGGGGCGATGGTCCAGTGGATAGACCCCCGCAAACCAGAATTCTCGTCCATCCCACCGGGCCAGCCCGTCGATCGCTCCATCGTAGAAGTCGTCGCACCACAGAATCTCGACGCCGGACAGCTCGACCAGACTGGCCAACACCGGCTCCTCGTGCATCAGAAAATATTCGTCGGGTTCCTCAGGCACACGAACACGCTAGCCCTTCCGCCTCACGCGGGTAACCAGCCCTACCATCGACCATAGGCAGTAGACCTAATCGATCACGATCTGGCGTCAAGGATCCTCCGACGCCGTTCCGTCAAACATCATCCGAGACCAGGCAACTTGATCGGCGATTGTCCCGGTCTCGGGGCCTGCGTGACAGATTGGCATCAGGACGTTCATGACACCTGTGCCACGAGGGCAGCCCGTACGATCGCGGCGTGAATCAAGTCGGGTCGCTCTGCCGCTGCATCCTCTGCCACGACTACGGCGACTCCGGCGATCGGCACCCGATGGAACTGACCACGATCAGGCACGTCCAGCAGCACGGCTGGGGCGTCACGACGATTCCTGAGGACGACAAGGGACCTGGCTGGGCCTACACGATAGGACTCTGGCACACGCACCGGATGCCGGAACTCGCCATCTTCGGCCTGGATGTTGAGCTATCGCAGATGAGCCTCAACGAACTGGGAGACAGGGCAAGCGACGGCGTCGCGCTGGAGGCCGAGCAGGCACGCGACGATGCCATCAAGGGATACCAGGTCCATCTCAAGTCGATCGA comes from Micromonospora vinacea and encodes:
- a CDS encoding 2OG-Fe(II)-dependent halogenase WelO5 family protein, whose product is MQHSSTTDPFFVAVESESITRADVAGLIAGRLAAVRVPRLLSAARCHAITAALANAPMDRYDESRVFPVVAKFGPAINDHRSAGELREDYWDAARAAEKSWSTLGLSDSPRALCLAAFGGAWPDVAPGRRQGREMHVGIVREINAGLQVHFDDAVREYAGRLLDSEVVAQLAFNIYIRVPPAGGETVLWRRRWQPDDEPLRIPGGYGFQEAVGADTQSLTLRPTLGEGFLFDPRHYHTVRPASDGRRISIGCFVGLTDDGRLALWS
- a CDS encoding DUF4262 domain-containing protein, which produces MNQVGSLCRCILCHDYGDSGDRHPMELTTIRHVQQHGWGVTTIPEDDKGPGWAYTIGLWHTHRMPELAIFGLDVELSQMSLNELGDRASDGVALEAEQARDDAIKGYQVHLKSIDYRWYKAFFGRAIAFYRRPPIPFLQVVWPDRQGRFHWDSDNDAQLHRRQPQLWNRPDDHPAGVWTQDL
- a CDS encoding uridine kinase family protein — encoded protein: MTLFDAVRQLRDASPDVTGRPRVIAIDGRGGAGKTTLAERLCKVEPNSAIVHTDDVAWNHAYFDWGGVLAEHILQPLHRGESVNFRPDAWISHDRAGSITIPAGADFVWVEGTGVIRDELGPWLDASVYLQGDLDEQERLLVARDGDSSEQQEHVTNWLREELPFMLRERPWSRATLIVAGPPRIDHDPDTELVVAAPIR
- a CDS encoding threonine/serine dehydratase, producing MVDRSDVEAAAALVEGRVRETPVIAVDGADLGVPGQLSLKLELHQHTGSFKPRGAFNRMLQGSLPSAGVIAASGGNHGLAVAYAARSLGVPAEVFVPVTASPVKVQRLAGLGAQVRQVGQHYAEALAASTQRAGETGALVVHAYDQPEVVAGQGTVGRELERQVDGIDTVLVAVGGGGLVSGIASWFGGSVRVVAVEPEQIPTLHSALKAGRPVDIEVGGIATDSLGARRIGEIAFDTARRTEVVSVLVRDEDLVRARRLLWSELRVAAELGGAAALAALVGGAYVPQPGERVAVIICGGNTDPSDLGPAAPH
- a CDS encoding NUDIX hydrolase, with translation MSTVNLRRSARAVVVDEDDKVLLLRLAIPDPTGTIAVWITPGGGVEDGETPLAALRRELREEVGLALDVDPPQVWRQEIVAAGFAPSHDGVVNDYFLVRTASFTPRGAMSDEELAAEHVIGWRWWSLSEIREHRGPELFSPRDLATPLAALIGDGVPTQPVALGL
- a CDS encoding DinB family protein, with translation MTRSERIADQLDRHWHKNLRPRLDGLADEEYFWEPVRGCWSIRPRGTSAAPMSAGSGGWTMDFASPDPVPAPVTTIAWRLAHIIVSCLGYRVGWHFGGQDVDSQTFAYAGTADEALRQLDEMYGRWNTGVRELSDVDLENPPTVGPEQFPMEGIVLHINRELIHHGAEISLLRDLYRWQDGPQRAEYGFPATGNRASEPVWTR